One segment of Eretmochelys imbricata isolate rEreImb1 chromosome 5, rEreImb1.hap1, whole genome shotgun sequence DNA contains the following:
- the LOC144264686 gene encoding interferon beta-like, with protein sequence MISRSLLQFCLVLLFSSEISCLDCNRLHVLQIRMNSESFEHLEKMGGNFPFQCLNEGIAFKPRDILKLQLSHQENAKVAIQQILQELFHIFNNNLTQAAWNGTSIIRFQNGLYQQIQQLEACLRAKTEKGLTNPESQDLRITSRKVKKYFQGIDAFLKEKQYSLCAWEIIRVEIPRCFVLVDKLTRRLSN encoded by the exons ATGATCAGCAGGAGTTTGCTGCAATTTTGCCTCGTGCTGCTCTTCTCCAGTGAAATCTCATGTCTGGACTGTAACAGGCTGCATGTTCTACAAATCAGAATGAACAGCGAGAGTTTTGAGCATCTGGAGAAAATGGGTGGCAACTTTCCCTTCCAATGTCTAAATGAAGGGATAGCTTTCAAGCCCAGAGATATCCTCAAGCTCCAACTGTCCCACCAAGAGAATGCCAAGGTAGCCATCCAGCAGATCCTCCAAGAGCTCTTCCATATCTTTAACAACAATCTCACCCAAGCTGCCTGGAATGGGACTTCCATAA TTAGGTTCCAAAATGGCCTTTACCAGCAAATTCAGCAGCTGGAGGCATGTTTGAGAGCAAAGACAGAGAAGGGCTTAACCAACCCAGAAAGTCAGGACCTCCGGATCACCAGTCGGaaagtgaaaaaatactttcaggggatagatgctttcctgaaagaaaagcaatacaGCCTGTGTGCCTGGGAGATCATTCGTGTGGAAATACCCAGATGTTTTGTGCTGGTTGACAAACTCACTCGAAGGCTGAGTAACTAA